A window of Ardenticatena maritima contains these coding sequences:
- a CDS encoding S8 family serine peptidase, which yields MNPEKIHPRLQAVLQAETGVSDVREAATRTDRRLPVICKYRETDAATRRLQTLSAKRAYRLVPAVALEMTPADVAALSDDPDVEVIWYDEEVHTCLDVSVPKIKAPQVWDVGVRGAGVKIAVVDTGIDPNHPDFAGRIVAMTDFTGEGAADNHGHGTHVASIAAGSGAASGGKFVGVAPEALLLAAKVLRGDGSGRTSDVMAGVEWAVDEGAHVINLSLGSSFSCDGTDALSVLCNNAVAAGVVVCVAAGNAGPSARTVGSPGCAADVITVGASDDNDAVANFSSRGPTADGRTKPDVLFPGVNIVAARASGTSMGTPVDASYTQASGTSMATPHAAGAAALLLAANPALTPAQVKEIFRQAAIDLGLDPNTQGAGRVDVWAAYQLAMDGAPPPPPPPPPPPPPPPPPTPPPGDGCLTSVVRLFGLGKK from the coding sequence ATGAATCCCGAAAAAATCCATCCCCGATTGCAGGCGGTTCTCCAAGCCGAAACAGGCGTGAGTGATGTGCGCGAAGCCGCCACGCGCACCGACCGCCGTCTGCCTGTGATTTGCAAATACCGCGAAACCGACGCGGCGACGCGGCGGCTGCAAACGCTCTCCGCCAAACGGGCGTACCGGCTGGTGCCCGCGGTGGCGCTGGAGATGACGCCGGCGGATGTCGCGGCGCTGAGCGACGACCCCGATGTGGAAGTCATCTGGTACGATGAAGAGGTGCACACCTGCCTGGATGTGAGCGTCCCCAAAATCAAAGCGCCGCAGGTGTGGGATGTGGGCGTGCGCGGCGCCGGCGTCAAAATTGCGGTGGTGGATACGGGCATTGACCCCAATCACCCCGATTTTGCCGGGCGCATTGTCGCGATGACGGATTTCACGGGGGAAGGTGCGGCTGACAATCACGGACACGGGACGCATGTCGCCAGTATCGCCGCAGGGAGCGGGGCGGCGAGCGGCGGGAAGTTTGTCGGGGTGGCGCCTGAGGCGTTGTTGTTGGCGGCGAAGGTGCTGCGCGGCGACGGTTCGGGGCGCACCAGCGATGTGATGGCGGGGGTTGAGTGGGCTGTTGATGAAGGGGCGCACGTCATCAATCTGAGTTTGGGGAGCAGTTTCTCATGTGATGGAACGGATGCGCTCAGCGTGCTCTGCAACAATGCTGTGGCGGCGGGCGTGGTGGTCTGTGTCGCCGCCGGCAATGCGGGTCCCTCAGCGCGCACAGTGGGGTCGCCCGGCTGTGCGGCGGATGTCATCACGGTGGGCGCGTCGGACGACAACGATGCCGTCGCCAATTTTAGCAGCCGTGGTCCTACTGCGGACGGACGCACCAAGCCCGATGTGCTCTTCCCAGGGGTGAACATTGTTGCAGCGCGCGCCAGCGGCACGAGCATGGGCACACCTGTGGATGCCTCGTACACGCAAGCCAGCGGCACCAGCATGGCAACCCCGCATGCCGCCGGCGCGGCGGCGCTCTTGCTAGCCGCCAATCCGGCATTGACGCCTGCGCAAGTGAAGGAAATTTTCCGCCAGGCGGCGATTGATTTGGGGCTTGACCCCAACACGCAGGGGGCGGGGCGCGTGGATGTGTGGGCGGCGTATCAACTGGCGATGGACGGTGCGCCACCGCCCCCACCACCTCCACCACCTCCACCGCCACCCCCACCCCCGCCAACACCGCCGCCCGGCGATGGCTGTTTGACGTCGGTGGTGCGGTTGTTTGGCTTGGGGAAGAAATAG
- a CDS encoding DUF5670 family protein — translation MDLSGVQGNSIILVIAGIFLLFWAWGFIKKLGGLFLHLLLGAAIIAFLYYTGIL, via the coding sequence ATGGACCTTTCAGGTGTGCAAGGCAATTCCATCATCCTGGTCATTGCCGGCATCTTTCTGCTCTTTTGGGCATGGGGGTTTATCAAGAAACTTGGCGGGCTGTTTCTGCACCTGTTATTGGGTGCGGCGATTATAGCGTTCCTCTACTACACAGGCATTCTGTAA
- the coaD gene encoding pantetheine-phosphate adenylyltransferase — MIAVYPGSFDPPTDGHLNIIRRAARLFEQVIVAVGYNPRKKTMFTPEQRVLMLRLATADLPNVEVDSFTGMLLVEYARRKNADVIVKGLRNSADFQNEFQQFNMNFRLSGGLDTVFLPADNGELFVSSTLVRDMIVRNSHKLGLFVPEEVAAFVEQHRDQ; from the coding sequence ATGATTGCCGTCTATCCTGGCAGTTTTGACCCACCGACGGATGGGCATTTGAACATTATTCGCCGTGCGGCGCGCCTGTTCGAGCAGGTGATTGTGGCGGTGGGGTACAACCCGCGCAAGAAGACGATGTTCACGCCCGAACAGCGCGTGTTGATGTTGCGGTTGGCGACCGCGGATTTGCCCAATGTGGAGGTGGACAGTTTTACTGGCATGTTGCTGGTGGAGTACGCGCGGCGTAAAAATGCCGACGTGATTGTCAAAGGGTTGCGCAATTCGGCTGACTTTCAGAATGAGTTTCAGCAGTTCAACATGAATTTTCGCTTGTCGGGTGGGCTTGATACGGTCTTTTTGCCCGCCGATAACGGGGAATTGTTTGTCAGCAGTACGCTGGTGCGCGATATGATTGTGCGCAACAGCCACAAACTGGGCTTGTTCGTGCCCGAAGAAGTGGCGGCTTTTGTGGAGCAGCACCGTGACCAATGA
- a CDS encoding protein kinase domain-containing protein encodes MRIEPGVQFANRYLIERQLSRGGTATVWLATDEALSRRVAIKVFHSPDASLWREAKAAEVLDHPNIVTIYDVGEVDGQPYMVMEYVPGHDLRRLLDKEAPLSVERAARLFLKIAEAVAAIHERHLIHRDLKPNNIIVMPTERVKITDFGIARLPGERPNGEVWGTPAYVAPEVLRGEPPTPAADVYSLGIIFYEMLAGRHPFDALSARAMAEAHLSQTPPPLTAFNPHVPPGLARFVARMLEKDPHARPEDARAVADWLQHYLDASTDTTRPLTGLVTLPTEAESPPPATATADVTAEPPPRAPISTWMASALALLALGVVAFGVLTAQMLGGRAQQNAAAVALPTTTATAPVATFTPTRAPSPTPTPPPSPTPPPSPTSAPTPNLALNLAGIPYTAGGATVDGRLGEWTHTGFDVLYPIEGSNAWQGLADASGIVWLAWDNTMLYLGAYIRDDTLVQRWKDDKIARGDSLTLRLSLTSALPDVWEVVLSPGDFNKNKPAAFITTADKKASKEIRVQAAPSSEGYTLEAAIPWQQTPVGVPEQSLLLRYALILQDNDNEKSDAPESRIANTSTLDVNDLRTYPTLQLLLATQ; translated from the coding sequence ATGCGCATTGAGCCGGGCGTCCAATTCGCCAATCGCTATCTCATCGAACGCCAGTTGAGCCGTGGCGGAACCGCTACGGTGTGGCTGGCAACGGACGAGGCGTTGTCGCGCCGCGTTGCCATCAAGGTCTTTCATTCGCCCGACGCCTCGTTGTGGCGCGAAGCCAAAGCCGCCGAAGTGCTGGACCATCCCAACATTGTGACCATCTACGACGTGGGCGAAGTGGATGGACAGCCCTACATGGTCATGGAATACGTGCCTGGGCATGATTTGCGCCGCCTGCTGGACAAAGAAGCGCCGCTCTCGGTGGAACGGGCGGCGCGTCTCTTCCTGAAAATTGCGGAAGCGGTCGCCGCCATTCACGAACGCCACCTCATCCACCGCGACTTGAAGCCCAACAACATCATCGTCATGCCCACGGAGCGCGTGAAAATCACCGACTTTGGCATTGCACGCCTGCCCGGCGAACGCCCCAACGGTGAAGTGTGGGGCACGCCCGCCTATGTTGCGCCGGAAGTGTTGCGCGGCGAGCCGCCCACACCCGCCGCCGACGTGTACAGCCTCGGCATCATCTTCTACGAAATGCTTGCCGGTCGCCACCCCTTCGACGCCCTCAGTGCGCGCGCCATGGCGGAAGCCCACCTGAGCCAAACACCGCCGCCGCTCACAGCGTTCAACCCACACGTGCCGCCCGGGCTGGCGCGGTTTGTCGCCCGCATGCTCGAAAAAGACCCACACGCTCGCCCTGAGGACGCCCGCGCCGTGGCAGACTGGTTGCAACACTACCTCGACGCCAGCACCGACACCACCCGCCCCCTCACGGGGCTGGTGACACTGCCCACGGAAGCGGAAAGCCCCCCACCCGCCACCGCCACCGCCGACGTCACGGCTGAACCGCCGCCGCGCGCGCCCATCTCCACCTGGATGGCGAGCGCACTCGCCCTGTTGGCGCTGGGGGTTGTCGCGTTTGGCGTGCTCACCGCGCAAATGCTGGGCGGACGCGCGCAACAAAACGCCGCCGCCGTTGCGCTCCCCACCACGACGGCAACCGCGCCCGTCGCCACCTTCACTCCAACCAGAGCGCCGTCGCCTACGCCGACCCCGCCACCCTCGCCGACACCACCGCCCTCGCCGACCAGCGCCCCCACGCCCAACCTGGCGCTCAATCTGGCGGGGATTCCTTACACCGCCGGCGGCGCCACTGTGGATGGGCGGCTTGGCGAGTGGACGCATACGGGGTTCGACGTCCTCTATCCCATCGAGGGGAGCAATGCCTGGCAAGGGCTTGCCGACGCCAGCGGCATTGTCTGGCTGGCGTGGGACAACACTATGCTCTATCTGGGCGCCTACATCCGCGACGATACGCTGGTGCAACGCTGGAAAGACGACAAAATCGCGCGCGGCGACTCGCTGACCCTGCGGTTGTCGCTCACGAGTGCGCTTCCCGACGTCTGGGAAGTTGTTCTCTCTCCCGGCGATTTCAACAAAAACAAGCCCGCCGCTTTCATCACAACCGCCGACAAAAAAGCATCCAAAGAGATTCGCGTGCAAGCCGCGCCGAGCAGCGAGGGCTACACACTCGAAGCCGCCATCCCTTGGCAACAAACACCTGTGGGCGTTCCCGAGCAGAGCCTACTGCTGCGCTATGCGCTCATCCTGCAAGACAACGACAATGAAAAATCCGACGCACCGGAAAGCCGCATCGCCAACACATCAACCCTTGACGTGAACGACCTGCGCACGTACCCAACCTTGCAACTGCTTCTGGCAACCCAATAA
- a CDS encoding thioredoxin domain-containing protein yields MPNRLANETSPYLLQHKDNPVDWYPWGEEAFAKARAEDKPIFLSIGYAACHWCHVMERESFEDPTVAAFMNEHFVNIKVDREERPDVDAIYMEAVQALTGSGGWPMSVFLTPDGKPFYAGTYFPPEPRYGMPSFMQVLQSIAHAWQHQREDLIAQGDKLVAFIHNNTRIASTPRTLSPDLLATAVRKMARYYDPEWGGFGRAPKFPQPTNLELLLRAWRRTRSEDAMRMLITMLDRMAFGGIYDQLGGGFHRYSVDRYWLVPHFEKMLYDNAQLASVYLHAWQAFHAPRYQRIVEETLTYLVRDMRDPSGGFYSSQDADSEGEEGKFYVWTVDEVRRLLGEEDARIAVAFYAMREGGNWEGRNVLWVPRNPREIAAELGLAPEDLEARMAEIRRRLFEARQHRVPPATDDKVLTDWNALTVRAFAEAGAVFGRSEWVRIATETADFLLSALRRDDGRLWHTWSPRTQEARVAGMLTDYAYLVDALITLYEATFEPRYIRKARALADIMVRDFWDAEQGGFFDTAADATDLVVRPKSVIDNATPSGNSMAALALLRLATLTDDQTLRERGETTLHLVGATAAEQPLGFANWLCAVDFAVGPVAELALVGLSSHLPPFLQVIHTRYLPNKVLAARTETTPEDVETLIPLLRDRPLHAERATAYLCRRFVCLAPAHTPDVLAQQLDTFDIT; encoded by the coding sequence ATGCCAAACCGCCTTGCCAACGAAACAAGCCCCTACTTGCTGCAACACAAAGACAACCCGGTTGACTGGTATCCGTGGGGGGAAGAAGCCTTTGCCAAAGCCCGCGCCGAAGACAAACCCATCTTCCTCAGCATCGGCTACGCCGCCTGCCACTGGTGCCACGTCATGGAACGCGAATCGTTTGAAGACCCCACAGTCGCCGCATTCATGAACGAGCATTTTGTCAACATCAAGGTTGACCGCGAAGAACGCCCCGACGTGGACGCCATCTACATGGAAGCCGTGCAAGCCCTCACCGGCTCAGGGGGCTGGCCTATGTCGGTTTTCCTCACGCCCGACGGCAAACCGTTCTACGCCGGCACCTACTTCCCCCCCGAACCACGCTACGGCATGCCGTCGTTCATGCAGGTGTTGCAGAGCATCGCCCATGCGTGGCAACACCAGCGCGAAGATTTGATCGCACAGGGCGATAAACTTGTCGCCTTCATCCACAACAACACGCGCATTGCTTCCACTCCGCGCACCCTCTCGCCCGACCTGCTGGCAACCGCGGTGCGCAAAATGGCGCGCTACTACGACCCCGAATGGGGCGGTTTCGGGCGCGCCCCCAAATTCCCACAACCCACCAACCTGGAACTGCTTTTGCGCGCCTGGCGACGCACACGCAGTGAAGACGCCATGCGTATGCTCATCACCATGCTCGACCGCATGGCGTTCGGCGGCATCTACGACCAACTGGGAGGCGGTTTCCACCGCTACTCGGTAGACCGCTATTGGCTTGTACCCCACTTTGAGAAAATGCTCTACGATAACGCGCAACTCGCCTCGGTCTATCTGCACGCCTGGCAAGCCTTCCATGCGCCACGCTATCAGCGCATCGTTGAAGAAACCTTGACCTATCTCGTGCGCGACATGCGCGACCCGTCGGGGGGCTTTTACAGCAGCCAGGACGCCGACAGTGAAGGGGAAGAAGGCAAATTCTACGTCTGGACGGTGGACGAAGTGCGCCGCCTGCTGGGTGAAGAAGACGCCCGCATTGCCGTCGCCTTCTACGCCATGCGTGAAGGCGGCAACTGGGAAGGGCGCAATGTGCTGTGGGTGCCCCGCAACCCGCGCGAGATTGCCGCCGAGTTGGGGCTTGCACCCGAAGACCTGGAAGCGCGCATGGCGGAGATTCGCCGCCGTCTCTTTGAAGCGCGGCAACACCGCGTGCCCCCCGCGACCGATGACAAGGTGCTCACCGATTGGAACGCGCTGACGGTGCGCGCCTTTGCCGAAGCCGGCGCTGTGTTCGGGCGCAGCGAGTGGGTGCGCATCGCCACTGAGACCGCCGATTTCCTCTTGTCGGCGCTCCGCCGCGACGACGGGCGCTTGTGGCATACGTGGAGTCCACGCACGCAAGAAGCCCGTGTTGCCGGTATGCTGACCGACTACGCCTATCTGGTTGACGCGCTCATCACGCTGTACGAAGCCACATTCGAGCCGCGCTACATCCGCAAAGCGCGCGCCCTGGCGGACATCATGGTGCGCGATTTTTGGGACGCCGAACAAGGCGGCTTTTTTGACACAGCCGCCGACGCCACCGACCTGGTAGTGCGCCCCAAATCCGTCATTGACAACGCCACCCCCAGCGGCAACAGTATGGCGGCGCTGGCGCTTCTGCGCCTGGCAACGCTCACCGACGACCAGACGCTCCGCGAACGGGGCGAAACCACACTCCACCTGGTGGGCGCAACAGCGGCGGAACAGCCGCTGGGCTTCGCCAATTGGCTGTGCGCGGTTGATTTCGCCGTGGGTCCCGTGGCGGAACTGGCGCTGGTCGGTCTATCCAGCCACCTGCCGCCCTTTTTGCAGGTCATCCACACGCGCTACCTGCCCAACAAAGTGCTGGCGGCGCGCACCGAAACCACCCCCGAAGACGTGGAAACGCTCATCCCACTCCTGCGCGACCGCCCACTGCACGCCGAGCGCGCCACCGCCTATCTCTGCCGCCGGTTCGTCTGTCTTGCGCCCGCCCACACGCCCGACGTGTTGGCGCAACAACTAGACACGTTCGACATCACCTGA
- a CDS encoding MFS transporter — protein sequence MQTEHIQPNTRPLSQNAQRRALQSIVLGSLCLRMASMATGVTLSLFLAYLNREHFPVRATLVGFISASFYISELLGSPFAGALSDRSSRRAFMAWGGLLGMIAVLLTLGVLTIPSALLAIAILIFTRLLEGLSTAVSVPATLSYLSSMTSGDTATRGRAMAAYEVGTLGGFALGSLAGGMLWDALGLGAFLVIAALYLLSSAIFWFGIPPLPQDKDFSTPLTHKLRLMAQPAVLRLAPAWLAVNAIIGLWFSHATYQLGGDIRFEGQSLVGGFSGTTIGVIFFGYLLTFAVGISLWGRLLARVGVRRTLFIGTAGMLQVALVIFAINHTPLHERALVWGWLFLLGIGLLLESGLTPAGLAYLADISEGYAQDRGAIMGVYSVLLGLGQLLGGWLGGPFAEWRGIDGMVVLTLLLVGITAITIWRLPEAPHAPTSTT from the coding sequence ATGCAGACTGAACACATCCAGCCGAACACGCGCCCCCTCAGCCAAAACGCACAACGCCGTGCGCTGCAATCTATCGTGCTGGGCAGCCTTTGCCTGCGCATGGCCAGCATGGCCACAGGCGTGACGTTGTCGCTCTTTCTCGCCTACCTGAACCGCGAGCATTTCCCTGTCCGCGCCACGCTGGTCGGTTTCATCAGCGCCAGTTTCTACATCAGCGAACTTCTCGGCTCACCTTTTGCAGGGGCGCTGAGCGACCGTTCCAGCCGCCGCGCATTCATGGCATGGGGCGGCTTGCTGGGGATGATTGCCGTCCTGCTCACGCTGGGCGTGCTCACCATCCCGTCGGCGTTGCTGGCTATCGCCATTCTGATTTTCACGCGCCTGCTGGAAGGACTTTCCACGGCGGTCAGTGTGCCTGCCACGCTCAGCTACCTTTCCAGCATGACCAGCGGCGACACGGCGACCCGTGGGCGCGCCATGGCGGCGTATGAAGTGGGCACGCTGGGCGGTTTCGCGCTGGGAAGCCTGGCGGGCGGCATGCTGTGGGACGCGCTGGGACTGGGCGCGTTTCTGGTGATTGCCGCACTCTACCTGCTCAGCAGCGCCATCTTCTGGTTCGGCATCCCCCCACTGCCGCAAGACAAGGATTTCAGCACCCCCCTGACGCACAAACTGCGCCTCATGGCGCAACCCGCCGTCCTGCGGCTCGCGCCGGCATGGCTCGCCGTCAACGCCATCATCGGGTTATGGTTCAGCCACGCCACCTACCAACTGGGGGGCGATATTCGTTTCGAGGGGCAATCGCTGGTGGGGGGCTTTTCAGGCACCACCATCGGCGTCATTTTCTTTGGCTATCTGCTCACGTTTGCGGTGGGGATTTCCCTGTGGGGGCGCTTGCTGGCGCGTGTTGGGGTGCGCCGCACGCTCTTCATCGGCACGGCGGGCATGTTGCAAGTGGCGCTGGTCATCTTCGCCATCAACCATACACCACTCCACGAACGCGCGCTCGTCTGGGGGTGGTTGTTCCTGCTGGGGATTGGCTTGTTGCTCGAATCGGGGTTGACGCCTGCGGGGCTTGCCTACCTGGCCGACATCTCCGAAGGCTACGCCCAAGACCGCGGCGCGATTATGGGCGTTTACAGCGTTCTGCTGGGGCTGGGGCAACTGCTTGGCGGATGGCTTGGGGGACCTTTTGCCGAATGGCGCGGTATTGACGGCATGGTCGTCCTCACCCTTTTGCTGGTTGGCATTACCGCCATCACCATCTGGCGCTTGCCGGAAGCCCCTCACGCACCCACATCCACCACCTGA
- a CDS encoding Cof-type HAD-IIB family hydrolase translates to MTNERWLIALDLDGTLFDHDLRIHPRVAEAIRRTLAAGHVVTLATGRMYCATRPFAEQLGLTAPLICYQGALVRDETNTLLHLTLPLAITREAIAFARAHDVHLNVYLDDVLYVAEMTPEAEFYHSLSPMAPVEVVGDLLAFVQREPTKVVFVCDEAQTPALLAEAAQRWGRVAQVVQSHARFVELTHREVSKGRALLLLAEHLGIAPTRTLAIGDNRNDESMLRAAAVGVAMGNAAPEVQAIADWVAPPVHAQGVAAALERFVLNEAGAGA, encoded by the coding sequence GTGACCAATGAACGTTGGCTTATCGCGCTTGACCTGGACGGTACTCTGTTCGACCATGATTTGCGCATTCATCCGCGTGTTGCCGAGGCGATTCGTCGCACGCTGGCAGCCGGGCATGTGGTGACGTTGGCAACGGGGCGTATGTATTGCGCCACGCGCCCCTTTGCGGAACAATTGGGCTTGACGGCGCCGCTGATTTGCTACCAGGGGGCGCTTGTGCGCGACGAGACCAACACGCTGTTGCACCTGACGCTCCCGCTCGCGATCACCCGCGAAGCGATTGCGTTCGCCCGTGCGCACGATGTGCACCTCAACGTCTATCTCGACGATGTGCTCTATGTCGCCGAAATGACGCCCGAAGCCGAGTTCTACCACTCGCTTTCGCCGATGGCGCCGGTTGAGGTGGTGGGCGATTTGCTGGCGTTTGTGCAGCGCGAACCGACCAAGGTGGTGTTCGTGTGTGATGAAGCGCAGACGCCCGCCCTGCTTGCCGAAGCCGCCCAGCGGTGGGGGCGGGTGGCGCAGGTAGTGCAGAGCCATGCGCGCTTTGTTGAATTGACGCACCGCGAGGTGAGCAAGGGGCGGGCGCTCTTGTTGCTGGCTGAGCACTTGGGCATTGCTCCCACGCGGACACTGGCGATTGGCGACAACCGCAACGATGAAAGCATGTTGCGCGCCGCCGCGGTGGGCGTGGCGATGGGCAACGCCGCCCCCGAAGTGCAGGCGATTGCCGATTGGGTGGCGCCGCCTGTGCACGCCCAAGGGGTGGCGGCGGCGTTAGAGCGTTTTGTGCTGAACGAAGCAGGAGCAGGCGCATGA
- the mutM gene encoding bifunctional DNA-formamidopyrimidine glycosylase/DNA-(apurinic or apyrimidinic site) lyase, producing MPELPEVETIARDLKAANLVGRRIEAAHVRWARTIATPDPAAFVARVRGARINDVGRRAKYLVLPLDTGDTLLIHLRMTGRLALPPSHTPPDPHEHVLLTLDDGRDLRFHDTRKFGRWYLVDDPSQVLGNLGPEPLGEAFTPEWLYTALQAHRRQLKPLLLDQRFIAGLGNIYVDEALWHAQLHPQRPSHTLSRAESDALHAAIRTVLMRGIANMGTTLGTGEANFYSVGRRRGRNQDALAVFRRTGEPCPRCGTPIVRLVVAQRGTHICPSCQRLPA from the coding sequence ATGCCTGAACTGCCCGAAGTCGAAACCATCGCCCGCGATTTGAAAGCCGCCAACCTGGTGGGACGCCGCATCGAAGCGGCGCATGTCCGTTGGGCGCGTACCATCGCCACGCCCGACCCCGCGGCGTTTGTCGCCCGCGTGCGCGGCGCTCGCATCAACGACGTGGGACGGCGCGCCAAATACCTGGTGCTCCCGCTCGATACCGGCGACACCCTGCTCATTCACCTGCGCATGACGGGTCGGCTGGCGCTGCCCCCCTCGCACACGCCACCCGACCCACACGAGCATGTGCTTCTCACACTGGACGATGGGCGCGATTTGCGCTTCCACGACACGCGCAAGTTTGGGCGCTGGTATCTGGTGGATGACCCGTCGCAGGTGTTGGGCAACCTGGGACCCGAACCGCTCGGCGAAGCGTTCACGCCCGAATGGCTCTACACTGCCCTGCAAGCCCATCGCCGCCAACTGAAACCCCTTCTGCTCGACCAGCGCTTCATCGCGGGGCTTGGCAACATCTACGTGGATGAAGCGCTGTGGCACGCGCAGTTGCACCCCCAGCGCCCCAGCCACACGCTCAGCCGCGCCGAAAGCGACGCCCTGCACGCCGCCATCCGTACTGTGCTCATGCGCGGCATCGCCAACATGGGCACAACGCTCGGCACAGGCGAAGCCAATTTTTACAGCGTGGGGCGTCGGCGGGGGCGCAACCAGGACGCCTTAGCCGTCTTTCGCCGCACGGGAGAACCATGCCCACGGTGCGGCACGCCGATTGTACGCCTCGTTGTCGCCCAGCGAGGCACGCACATTTGCCCCTCGTGTCAGCGTTTGCCGGCATAA